A genomic window from Brevibacillus agri includes:
- a CDS encoding FG-GAP repeat domain-containing protein — MKKAWLLSAAICASLVSGCGLADTPNELMRAPSADGDQKSINQAVMQFLPAGSQLAVPLHPAEASAVSLQDLNGDGTPEVVAFYKSEKTDYEIGVLVLSQKQGNWQKLTSFTGIGNELDYVSFHDLNGDQIPEMLIGLGGGDGLNRELSVYSITDDKTAELMKQPYSVMAVGDLTGDEQTELALVLHDHSNFTSKAELFGAKDGQIAKLTEIALDGYVNGYEQALIGKASPTQNALFIEAGVGAHSAATDMLLWENGTLHNPLVKVEGEMDLTFKPYPLYSEDINGDGIIEIGTRTQPPGTEELAMVEIPWISSYFQWDGKTGLKHVEDHYQNYDLGLDLRIPEKWSGKFTIAASPNANSHIIRFFYYGENGKNKAELLTLQTVPQTEWNKFENGLKQKQVPYVLLKEEGKQVLIAILPQTTPSLGKSAMQEYRSMQLTADEIRQLYKPLSIS; from the coding sequence ATGAAAAAGGCTTGGCTTTTGTCTGCCGCGATCTGCGCTTCTCTCGTGAGCGGTTGCGGCCTGGCAGATACCCCTAACGAACTGATGCGCGCCCCCTCTGCTGACGGCGATCAAAAATCGATCAATCAGGCTGTCATGCAATTTTTGCCTGCGGGCTCACAGTTGGCTGTGCCGCTCCACCCCGCAGAGGCGAGCGCCGTCTCTCTTCAAGACCTGAACGGCGATGGAACCCCTGAGGTCGTCGCTTTTTACAAGTCGGAGAAAACGGATTACGAAATCGGCGTGCTGGTGCTTTCGCAAAAGCAAGGAAACTGGCAAAAGCTGACCTCCTTTACCGGGATTGGCAATGAGCTGGACTACGTCTCGTTTCACGATCTCAACGGCGACCAGATTCCCGAAATGCTGATTGGCCTGGGCGGCGGCGACGGTCTGAACAGAGAGCTGTCCGTGTACTCGATTACCGACGACAAAACCGCGGAGCTGATGAAACAGCCCTACTCCGTCATGGCGGTGGGCGACTTGACCGGGGACGAACAGACCGAACTGGCCCTGGTCCTGCACGACCACAGCAATTTCACCTCCAAAGCCGAGCTGTTTGGGGCCAAAGACGGCCAAATCGCCAAGCTGACCGAGATCGCGCTGGACGGCTATGTGAACGGATACGAGCAAGCGCTTATCGGAAAAGCGTCCCCTACGCAAAATGCCCTGTTCATCGAAGCCGGGGTAGGGGCGCACTCGGCCGCCACCGACATGCTCCTCTGGGAAAATGGCACCTTGCACAACCCGTTGGTCAAAGTCGAGGGCGAAATGGATTTGACCTTCAAGCCCTACCCTTTGTACAGTGAGGATATTAACGGGGACGGCATTATCGAGATCGGCACCAGAACACAGCCGCCCGGCACAGAAGAGCTGGCCATGGTCGAAATTCCCTGGATCTCCTCCTATTTTCAATGGGACGGCAAGACCGGGCTGAAGCATGTAGAGGATCATTACCAAAACTATGACCTGGGACTCGATCTGAGAATACCGGAAAAATGGAGCGGAAAATTCACGATTGCCGCCAGTCCCAACGCCAATTCGCACATCATCCGCTTTTTCTACTACGGGGAAAACGGGAAAAATAAAGCCGAGCTTTTGACGCTCCAAACCGTTCCGCAAACCGAATGGAACAAATTCGAGAACGGCCTCAAACAAAAGCAAGTGCCCTACGTTCTTTTGAAGGAAGAAGGAAAACAGGTCCTGATCGCGATCCTTCCGCAAACGACACCAAGCCTCGGCAAGTCTGCCATGCAGGAGTACCGCTCTATGCAGCTCACAGCAGACGAGATACGCCAGCTTTACAAGCCTTTATCCATTTCGTGA
- a CDS encoding response regulator transcription factor yields the protein MKVLLLEDEKSIRDFVRINLRREGCEVIEAATGEEALEIAQAQSDIEIAILDVMLPGIDGFEVCGQLRKKYPRLGIIMLTAKSQELDKVMGLEFGADDYVSKPFSPAELLARVKALHRRLAPLPALVEDKNTIDIAPFTLLLDERKLTKKDQEIVLTPKEFAIIKLLAENANKAISRDEILTNVWGQFFVGDLKIVDVNIRRIRQKIEDDPAHPAFLETVWGYGYLWRKDAPDERN from the coding sequence ATGAAGGTTTTATTGCTTGAAGACGAAAAATCAATTCGCGATTTTGTGCGCATCAATCTGCGGCGCGAAGGCTGCGAGGTCATTGAGGCGGCGACAGGCGAAGAAGCGCTGGAAATCGCGCAAGCGCAAAGCGATATCGAAATCGCGATTCTCGATGTGATGCTGCCCGGCATCGACGGCTTTGAAGTGTGCGGACAACTGCGCAAAAAATACCCGCGCCTCGGGATCATCATGCTTACTGCCAAGAGCCAGGAGCTGGACAAAGTGATGGGGCTGGAGTTCGGGGCCGACGATTACGTGTCGAAGCCGTTCAGTCCGGCTGAGCTGTTGGCCCGCGTAAAGGCATTGCACCGCAGGCTGGCTCCCCTCCCCGCTCTTGTGGAGGACAAAAATACGATTGATATCGCTCCCTTCACCCTGCTGCTCGATGAGCGGAAGCTGACGAAAAAGGATCAGGAAATTGTCCTGACCCCGAAGGAGTTTGCCATTATCAAGCTGCTGGCCGAAAATGCCAACAAAGCGATCAGTCGCGACGAAATTTTGACGAACGTCTGGGGACAGTTTTTCGTCGGGGACTTGAAAATCGTGGATGTGAACATCCGCAGGATTCGCCAAAAAATCGAAGACGATCCTGCCCACCCGGCCTTCCTGGAAACGGTCTGGGGGTACGGATACCTTTGGCGGAAGGACGCTCCTGATGAAAGGAATTAG
- a CDS encoding sensor histidine kinase, with protein sequence MKGIRSRLVFYFGMILLLIVLLLEGLFYWAVHTYYFGTATEALETRSTTFTNFINKYATGYRLKDKARYILENVSSQEYAKIEVLDLNGKVILNSYGFQTGELVQTSDVMEAIRGQKGLFVGRTPQSRERVIAVSNPLTFGSEYVGVLRYTISAEPLYQAVNRIALYGLGVGAGVVLLAFALSLLMAKRIVDPIEDLTNAAKQMAEGNFTARAPKRYDDEVGTLADTFNYMAAEIGKNEKLKNDFISSVSHELRTPLTSIKGWGETLLSGGLEEPEETMLGLEVISKETDRLIGLVEELLDFSKFQSGEMKLSRELLDLREILDDMHVQFAIRAQEKQIDFQLALPSAPLTVMGDRNRLKQVFVNLLDNAFKFTPKGGTISVTATASEGRLTVTVADSGEGIHPNDLPHVTEKFFKGRSKLSGSGLGLAICKEIIQLHKGGFLVNSKQGHGTSIMVELPLALGPEENFPAS encoded by the coding sequence ATGAAAGGAATTAGAAGCAGGCTCGTCTTTTACTTCGGCATGATCTTGCTGTTGATCGTGCTTCTGTTGGAGGGACTGTTTTACTGGGCGGTCCATACGTACTACTTCGGAACTGCTACCGAAGCGTTGGAGACGCGCAGCACGACCTTCACCAATTTTATTAACAAGTACGCAACCGGCTATCGCTTAAAAGACAAGGCCCGCTATATTTTGGAAAACGTATCGAGCCAGGAATACGCCAAAATCGAGGTGCTCGACCTAAACGGCAAGGTCATTCTCAACTCGTACGGCTTCCAGACGGGAGAGCTTGTCCAAACCTCGGACGTCATGGAAGCGATCAGGGGGCAAAAAGGACTGTTCGTAGGCCGAACGCCCCAGTCGCGTGAGCGGGTCATTGCCGTGTCCAATCCCCTCACCTTCGGGTCTGAATACGTCGGCGTCCTCCGCTACACGATCTCGGCAGAGCCTCTTTATCAGGCGGTCAATCGCATCGCCTTGTACGGGCTGGGCGTCGGGGCTGGCGTCGTCCTGCTGGCTTTTGCCCTCAGTCTGCTCATGGCCAAACGGATCGTCGACCCCATCGAGGACCTGACGAATGCCGCGAAGCAAATGGCAGAGGGCAACTTCACCGCCCGCGCTCCGAAGCGCTACGACGACGAGGTCGGGACGCTCGCCGATACGTTCAACTACATGGCAGCAGAGATCGGCAAAAACGAAAAGCTGAAAAACGACTTCATCTCCTCCGTCTCCCACGAACTGCGCACGCCGCTGACCTCGATCAAGGGTTGGGGAGAAACGCTCCTCTCCGGCGGCCTGGAGGAGCCGGAGGAAACAATGCTCGGGCTGGAAGTCATCTCCAAGGAAACCGACCGCCTCATCGGCCTCGTGGAAGAGCTGCTCGACTTTTCGAAGTTCCAGTCCGGCGAAATGAAGCTGTCCCGCGAGCTGCTCGATTTGCGCGAAATTCTCGACGACATGCACGTCCAGTTCGCCATCCGCGCCCAGGAAAAGCAGATTGATTTTCAACTGGCGCTCCCGTCTGCTCCCCTGACCGTCATGGGCGACCGCAACAGGCTGAAGCAAGTGTTCGTCAATCTGCTGGACAACGCCTTCAAATTCACGCCAAAGGGCGGTACGATTTCCGTGACAGCGACAGCCTCGGAGGGAAGGCTGACGGTCACCGTCGCGGACAGCGGAGAAGGGATTCACCCGAATGACTTGCCGCACGTCACGGAAAAATTTTTCAAAGGACGCTCCAAGCTGTCTGGCAGCGGACTCGGGCTCGCGATCTGCAAAGAGATCATTCAGTTGCACAAAGGAGGCTTTTTGGTCAATAGCAAGCAAGGACATGGCACTTCGATCATGGTAGAACTGCCTCTCGCCCTTGGCCCTGAGGAAAATTTTCCGGCAAGCTAG
- a CDS encoding nitroreductase family protein, whose amino-acid sequence MTTELKMTAEQVMEARHSVRKYDPNVTIPQGELNEILRLAASAPSSWNLQHWRFLVVTDPAIKEKLLPIAYGQQQVVDAYATIIILGDLEAYKSARPVYDAALEKGYVTEQVRDNMIAQIEGAYKNNPEIARDEAIRNSSYAAMQLMLAAKAKGYDTCPMGGYDRDALIKELNIPSRYIPTLMLTLGKASVQAYPTARFGLDELVITNKF is encoded by the coding sequence ATGACTACGGAACTGAAAATGACGGCTGAACAAGTGATGGAAGCACGCCACAGCGTGCGCAAATACGATCCGAACGTAACGATTCCACAAGGAGAGCTGAACGAGATTTTGCGTCTCGCGGCAAGCGCTCCGTCTTCCTGGAATCTGCAACATTGGCGTTTTCTCGTCGTGACGGATCCAGCGATCAAGGAAAAACTTTTGCCGATCGCTTACGGTCAGCAGCAAGTCGTGGATGCGTATGCCACCATCATCATACTCGGAGATTTGGAGGCGTACAAGTCGGCGCGCCCGGTTTATGACGCTGCCCTCGAAAAAGGATACGTCACCGAGCAAGTGCGTGACAACATGATCGCGCAAATCGAAGGAGCTTACAAAAACAATCCGGAGATCGCCCGCGACGAAGCCATCCGCAACTCTTCCTACGCGGCGATGCAACTGATGCTGGCGGCAAAAGCCAAAGGCTACGACACATGCCCAATGGGCGGATACGATCGCGATGCGCTCATCAAAGAGCTGAACATCCCGTCCCGCTACATCCCGACATTGATGCTGACGCTCGGCAAAGCAAGCGTTCAAGCTTATCCGACAGCCCGCTTTGGACTGGATGAGCTGGTGATTACGAACAAATTTTAA
- a CDS encoding SDR family NAD(P)-dependent oxidoreductase, translating into MKYTDNIVIVTGGGQGIGLAVATMYAAHGAHVVIAERNSEAGETAVQKINGAEAIAGSAAFVQTDVSEPEQIENLMQTVDARWGRLDVLINNAGLSVWESPYDLTVEAWDRILNTNLRSVFLASREAAKIMRRNGGGAIVNLASTRAHMSEPHSEAYAASKGGILALTHALGVSLGPDGIRVNAISPGWIENGDYTALRPLDHAQHPAGRVGTPDDIARACLFLTQKENDFITGTELVVDGGMTRKMIYEP; encoded by the coding sequence TTGAAATACACGGATAACATTGTCATCGTCACAGGCGGCGGGCAGGGCATCGGACTTGCCGTCGCCACCATGTACGCTGCGCACGGCGCTCACGTCGTCATCGCCGAGCGCAATTCCGAGGCTGGCGAAACTGCTGTCCAGAAAATAAACGGAGCAGAAGCAATCGCAGGCTCGGCCGCTTTTGTCCAAACGGATGTGAGCGAGCCCGAGCAAATCGAGAATCTGATGCAGACCGTTGACGCCCGCTGGGGACGACTCGACGTGCTCATCAACAACGCCGGCTTATCGGTCTGGGAATCCCCCTACGACCTGACCGTCGAAGCGTGGGACCGGATTTTGAACACGAACCTGCGCAGCGTCTTCCTCGCTTCGCGGGAAGCGGCGAAGATCATGCGACGAAACGGCGGCGGCGCCATCGTCAACCTGGCCTCGACCAGAGCCCACATGTCTGAACCGCACTCAGAGGCGTATGCAGCATCAAAAGGAGGCATTTTGGCGCTCACTCACGCTTTGGGCGTATCGCTTGGCCCCGACGGGATTCGCGTGAACGCCATCTCGCCAGGCTGGATTGAAAACGGCGATTACACGGCACTGCGCCCGCTCGATCATGCGCAGCATCCCGCAGGCCGCGTCGGCACGCCCGACGACATCGCCCGCGCCTGCCTCTTTTTGACGCAAAAAGAAAACGACTTTATCACCGGAACCGAGCTGGTCGTGGACGGCGGGATGACCCGCAAAATGATTTACGAGCCATAA